The following are encoded together in the Blattabacterium cuenoti BPAA genome:
- a CDS encoding dihydrolipoamide acetyltransferase family protein, with product MAEYNLPLPAMGESIAEATIIRWLKKEGDFVKKEDLLVEIATDKVNSEISSPVNGILKKKLFAPNEVAKVGNFIAILETEEKFLEDIPIIEKRKKRFYSPLVRTIAQREGISFYELETIEGTGEKERVTKKDILKYIRIKKNNIVIPKYNRYNSIQSINKNQNEKIVEMDRMRRITAEHMIRSKNISAHVTSFVEADVTNIVKWREKIKDTFQKNTGEKLTLMSIFVECVVKAIKDLPMINISVNGTSIIKKKNIHIGLATALPNGNLIVPVIKNADSYNLIGLIKIINDLIKRAKSNQLKPEEIQGGTYTISNIGSFGNLFGTPIIHQPQVAILAIGVIQKKLSIIETPKGDLIGIRHKIYLSHSYDHRVIDGVLGGCFAKKVALYLEEFNCYTKI from the coding sequence ATGGCCGAGTATAATTTGCCCCTTCCAGCCATGGGTGAAAGTATAGCTGAGGCTACTATCATTCGTTGGTTAAAAAAAGAGGGGGATTTTGTAAAAAAAGAAGACCTTTTGGTAGAGATAGCTACAGATAAAGTAAATTCTGAAATATCTTCTCCCGTAAATGGTATTTTAAAAAAGAAACTATTTGCTCCTAATGAAGTTGCTAAAGTAGGAAATTTTATTGCTATTTTAGAAACGGAAGAAAAATTTTTAGAGGATATTCCAATAATAGAAAAAAGAAAAAAACGTTTTTACTCTCCTCTTGTACGCACAATAGCTCAAAGAGAAGGGATTAGTTTCTATGAATTGGAAACGATAGAAGGAACTGGAGAAAAGGAGCGTGTGACGAAGAAAGATATATTAAAATATATCCGTATTAAAAAAAATAATATTGTAATTCCTAAATATAATAGATATAATAGTATTCAAAGTATAAATAAGAATCAAAATGAAAAAATAGTAGAAATGGATAGAATGCGTAGAATTACTGCAGAACACATGATCAGAAGTAAAAATATTTCCGCACATGTTACTTCTTTTGTTGAAGCAGATGTTACTAATATAGTAAAATGGAGAGAAAAAATAAAGGACACTTTTCAAAAAAATACAGGAGAAAAGTTAACTTTAATGTCCATTTTTGTGGAATGCGTGGTCAAAGCTATAAAAGATCTTCCCATGATAAATATTTCCGTAAATGGAACAAGTATAATCAAAAAGAAAAATATCCATATAGGATTAGCTACTGCTTTACCCAATGGTAATTTAATTGTTCCTGTAATTAAAAATGCTGATTCTTATAATTTAATAGGATTAATAAAAATTATTAATGATTTAATAAAAAGAGCGAAATCTAATCAATTGAAACCTGAAGAAATTCAAGGTGGAACTTATACAATTAGCAATATTGGAAGCTTTGGAAATCTTTTTGGTACACCAATTATACATCAACCGCAGGTTGCTATTTTGGCGATAGGGGTAATTCAAAAAAAATTGTCTATAATAGAAACACCAAAAGGAGATTTAATAGGAATAAGACACAAAATTTATTTATCTCATTCTTATGATCATCGTGTCATAGATGGGGTATTAGGTGGATGTTTTGCTAAAAAAGTCGCTTTATATTTAGAAGAATTTAATTGTTATACAAAAATATAA
- the lnt gene encoding apolipoprotein N-acyltransferase: MLGLGWPTDGCPLYLFIAFIPLLYVENYLNHSLFYILLFSFITFLTWNAISTQWLSYAKRTNGTFAIEAYLIPVFFNSFFMSIIFSFYSWIKRHVKDKRIGYVFLVCLWISFEKMHLEWELSWPWLNLGNGFANRTEWIQWYEYTGILGGSIWIWIVNIGLTESIIKYQNEKDIFSLYKKIFFNIGIIFFMILISNFIYVKYKGNQYERTANVLILQPNIDPYNQKYSISTNKLVSKLKRLIDQKISKESMIIIAPETMFPNKIQIKNISSNKIISVFKDYLKKKSPNTVFITGVELITLHHNNKDKNEISVPIFSKKKKEMQWIDIFNSVIQIGTNENIEFHHKSKLVPAVETFPYKKIFSPILGNILLNFGGTVMELGKENHPSVFQYPYLGIKIAPIICYESVFGEYVSNFFRKENVELMVIITNDGWWGVSQGHKQHMYYARIRAIENRKCVARSANTGISCFINETGEIISYIPYGKEGFLYDKIYLNKKKTFYIKHGDFLSKISLLTTTIILLYTITYNIYDQITKKNWMNKFKF, encoded by the coding sequence TTGTTGGGATTAGGATGGCCTACTGATGGATGTCCCTTATATTTATTTATCGCTTTTATTCCTTTATTATATGTAGAGAATTATTTGAATCATTCTTTATTTTATATTTTATTATTTTCTTTTATTACTTTTTTAACATGGAATGCTATTTCTACACAGTGGTTATCTTATGCAAAAAGAACTAATGGAACTTTTGCTATAGAAGCTTATTTAATTCCTGTATTTTTTAATTCTTTTTTTATGTCAATTATTTTTTCTTTTTATTCATGGATTAAAAGACATGTAAAAGATAAAAGAATAGGATATGTATTTTTGGTTTGTTTATGGATTTCATTTGAAAAAATGCATTTAGAATGGGAATTATCTTGGCCATGGCTCAATTTGGGGAATGGGTTTGCTAATCGGACAGAATGGATACAATGGTATGAATATACAGGAATTTTAGGAGGATCTATATGGATATGGATAGTCAATATTGGATTGACAGAATCTATTATTAAGTATCAAAATGAGAAAGATATATTCTCATTATATAAGAAAATATTTTTTAATATAGGAATAATTTTTTTTATGATTTTGATTTCAAATTTTATATACGTAAAATATAAAGGGAATCAGTATGAACGTACTGCAAATGTATTAATTTTGCAGCCTAACATAGATCCATATAATCAAAAATATTCCATTTCAACAAATAAATTAGTTTCAAAATTAAAAAGATTAATAGATCAAAAAATATCTAAAGAATCTATGATTATCATAGCTCCTGAAACTATGTTTCCAAACAAAATACAAATCAAAAATATCAGTAGCAATAAAATCATTTCTGTATTCAAAGATTACTTAAAAAAAAAATCTCCAAACACAGTGTTTATAACAGGAGTAGAATTAATCACTTTACATCATAATAATAAAGATAAAAATGAAATTTCCGTTCCTATTTTTTCAAAAAAAAAAAAAGAGATGCAATGGATAGACATCTTTAATTCTGTGATTCAAATAGGAACTAATGAAAATATTGAATTTCATCATAAATCTAAACTAGTACCAGCAGTAGAAACTTTTCCTTATAAAAAAATTTTTTCACCTATATTAGGAAATATATTACTTAATTTTGGAGGTACAGTTATGGAACTGGGAAAAGAAAATCATCCTTCTGTTTTTCAATATCCTTATTTAGGAATCAAAATAGCTCCTATTATTTGTTATGAATCTGTTTTTGGAGAATATGTTTCTAATTTTTTTAGAAAAGAAAATGTGGAACTCATGGTTATTATTACTAATGATGGATGGTGGGGCGTCTCACAAGGACATAAACAACATATGTATTATGCTCGTATTAGAGCAATTGAAAATCGAAAATGTGTAGCCAGGTCTGCAAATACAGGGATTTCTTGTTTTATTAACGAAACAGGAGAAATCATATCATATATTCCTTATGGAAAAGAAGGATTTTTATATGATAAAATATATCTCAATAAAAAGAAAACTTTTTACATTAAACATGGAGATTTTCTTTCCAAAATTAGTTTATTGACAACAACTATAATTTTATTATATACCATTACATATAATATCTATGATCAGATTACAAAAAAAAATTGGATGAATAAATTTAAATTTTAA
- the aspS gene encoding aspartate--tRNA ligase: MYRTHNCGELSQKDIGKKIILSGWIQKIRDLGSLFFIDIRDYFGITQLIISKKSVKKNFFLGKEFLIKVKGKVVERLSKNYNIPTGEIEILVSHIDLLNSSLSPPFTIENQTDGNEEMRMIYRYLDIRRNPIKNNLIVRHNLALETRNFLSKNGFLEIETPVLINDTPEGARSFVVPSRTHIDKFYALAQSPQLFKQLLMIGGIDKYFQIVKCFRDEDSRSDRQIEFTQIDCEMSFVEVHDVLVFFEHFIKHIFKKIKNIQLDPFPCISHSDAIKIYGTDSPDIRFGMPIIELNDLVQRKNINFLKTQELVIGIKIKKCHHLHDKMSFFFKKIENPNFFWIKYLYDQTLLSSHSNFLNEEILKIFVKFFEAIPGDLLFVSYGKEKKTREELGKIRIKIADILNLKNSKKFTPLWIKDLPILEWEEKYKKYKSVHHPFTSPKEEDLHFLEKDPKNVRSKSYDLIINGIEIGSGSIRIHNKHIQNLIFKHLGFSKKEIESRFGFFMKAFEYSVPPHGGIAFGLDRLVNLLEGNQNIKDFIAFPKNNYGKDIMINAPSFLEKEKLKELHFR, encoded by the coding sequence ATGTATAGAACACATAATTGTGGAGAATTGAGTCAAAAAGATATTGGAAAAAAAATAATATTATCTGGATGGATTCAAAAAATAAGAGATTTAGGATCTTTATTTTTCATAGATATTAGAGATTATTTCGGAATTACACAATTAATAATTTCTAAAAAATCCGTAAAAAAAAATTTTTTTTTAGGAAAAGAATTTTTAATTAAAGTAAAAGGAAAAGTAGTAGAAAGATTATCTAAAAACTATAATATTCCTACAGGAGAAATAGAAATTCTAGTATCTCATATAGATTTATTAAACTCATCTTTATCTCCTCCTTTTACTATAGAAAATCAAACAGATGGAAATGAAGAGATGAGAATGATTTATAGATATCTTGATATTAGAAGGAATCCTATTAAAAATAATTTGATTGTTCGTCATAATTTAGCTTTGGAAACACGTAATTTTCTTTCTAAAAATGGATTTCTAGAAATAGAAACTCCTGTATTGATAAATGATACTCCAGAAGGAGCTAGAAGTTTTGTCGTTCCTTCTAGAACACATATAGATAAATTTTATGCATTAGCTCAATCTCCACAATTATTTAAACAATTGTTAATGATAGGAGGAATAGATAAATATTTCCAAATTGTAAAATGCTTTAGAGATGAAGATTCTCGTTCTGACAGACAAATAGAATTTACACAAATAGATTGTGAAATGTCTTTCGTAGAAGTTCATGATGTATTAGTATTTTTTGAACATTTTATCAAACATATATTCAAAAAAATAAAAAATATTCAATTAGATCCTTTTCCTTGTATTTCTCATTCTGATGCTATTAAAATATATGGAACGGATTCTCCTGACATTCGTTTTGGTATGCCTATTATAGAACTGAACGATTTAGTTCAAAGAAAAAATATTAATTTTTTGAAAACACAAGAATTGGTAATAGGAATTAAAATTAAAAAATGTCATCACCTACATGATAAAATGAGTTTTTTTTTCAAAAAAATAGAAAATCCAAATTTTTTTTGGATAAAATATTTATATGATCAAACCTTACTTTCTTCCCATTCAAATTTTTTGAATGAGGAAATTTTAAAAATTTTTGTCAAATTTTTTGAAGCTATTCCTGGTGATTTATTATTTGTTTCTTACGGAAAAGAAAAAAAAACTAGAGAAGAACTTGGAAAAATACGAATAAAAATCGCCGATATTTTGAATTTAAAAAATTCTAAAAAATTTACTCCTTTGTGGATTAAAGATTTACCTATTTTAGAATGGGAAGAAAAATATAAAAAATATAAATCTGTACATCATCCGTTTACTAGTCCAAAAGAAGAAGATCTTCATTTCTTGGAAAAAGACCCAAAAAACGTTCGTTCTAAATCTTATGATTTGATTATAAATGGAATAGAAATTGGGAGTGGATCTATACGGATTCACAATAAACACATACAAAATTTAATTTTTAAACATTTAGGATTCTCTAAAAAAGAAATAGAATCTAGATTCGGTTTTTTTATGAAAGCTTTTGAATATAGTGTTCCTCCTCATGGAGGAATAGCTTTCGGTTTAGATAGATTAGTTAATCTTTTAGAAGGAAATCAAAATATAAAAGACTTCATTGCTTTTCCAAAAAATAATTATGGAAAAGATATAATGATTAATGCTCCATCTTTTTTAGAAAAAGAAAAATTAAAAGAATTACATTTTCGTTAA
- a CDS encoding NAD(P)H-hydrate dehydratase, giving the protein MKIPSLNQIRKADQYCIDSESISSAQLIERAAKGCFNWIIHNKSFKIRKHPFIVLVGNGKNGGDGLSLSYMLHLYGAIVFVYGINISNHFSNEFLINKKKILQKKINFKMINEGEKFPVLNEENYLIDAIFGTGFNRTMNQYWKFFFHYINEKKFKEVISIDIPSGLFMEKSHENFEGIIKATHTLTFQVPKLSFLLPNYADYVGKWHLINIGWKEDCIRKIQTTNFYIDDESIHAIYKKKIRKKFTHKGNYGHGIIIGGSFGMIGSVVLSATASFRTGIGKLSVYVPSCGYQIIQNTLPEAIVNTDVEKHYISNIVLSNNDKINAIGIGIGMGAHFKTVYALESFLLKIKNKKIPMVIDADAINILSHQLLLELLPKETILTPHPKEFQRLLCRSWKNDYEKLHFLKEMSKKHKIFIVLKGAHSVISTPNGNLYFNSTGNPGMSTSGSGDVLTGMIMSFLSQGYSPKESCIMGVYLHGLAGDIASKKLSEEAIIANDIIHHIGEAYLKIKI; this is encoded by the coding sequence ATGAAAATTCCTTCTTTAAATCAAATCAGAAAAGCGGATCAATATTGTATTGATTCCGAATCAATTTCTTCTGCCCAATTAATAGAAAGAGCAGCAAAAGGTTGTTTCAATTGGATCATTCATAATAAATCTTTCAAAATTAGAAAACATCCATTTATAGTATTAGTAGGAAATGGAAAGAATGGAGGAGATGGACTTTCTTTATCTTACATGTTACATTTATACGGAGCCATTGTTTTTGTATATGGAATTAATATTTCTAATCATTTTTCAAATGAGTTTTTAATTAATAAAAAAAAAATCTTACAGAAAAAAATCAATTTTAAAATGATTAATGAAGGAGAAAAATTCCCAGTTTTAAATGAGGAAAATTATCTTATTGATGCTATTTTTGGTACAGGATTCAATCGTACAATGAATCAATATTGGAAATTTTTTTTTCATTATATCAACGAAAAAAAATTTAAAGAAGTTATATCTATAGATATTCCATCTGGACTTTTTATGGAAAAAAGTCATGAAAATTTTGAAGGAATAATTAAAGCCACTCATACTTTAACTTTTCAAGTTCCAAAATTATCTTTTCTATTACCCAATTATGCGGATTATGTTGGAAAATGGCATTTGATAAATATTGGATGGAAAGAGGATTGTATTCGTAAAATACAAACTACAAATTTTTATATAGATGATGAATCTATTCATGCTATATATAAAAAAAAAATAAGAAAAAAATTTACACATAAAGGAAATTATGGACATGGAATCATTATAGGCGGAAGTTTTGGTATGATCGGATCTGTTGTTCTTTCCGCTACTGCTAGTTTTCGTACTGGAATAGGAAAATTAAGTGTATATGTTCCTTCCTGTGGATATCAAATTATACAAAATACACTTCCAGAAGCTATTGTAAATACAGATGTAGAAAAACATTATATCAGTAATATAGTTCTTTCTAATAATGATAAGATCAATGCAATAGGAATAGGAATAGGAATGGGGGCTCATTTTAAAACGGTGTATGCTCTAGAATCTTTTTTATTAAAAATAAAAAATAAAAAAATACCAATGGTAATTGATGCGGATGCTATAAATATATTGTCACATCAACTTCTATTGGAGCTTCTTCCAAAAGAAACCATTCTTACTCCACATCCAAAAGAATTTCAAAGATTATTATGTAGATCATGGAAAAATGATTATGAAAAATTACATTTTTTAAAAGAAATGTCTAAGAAACATAAAATTTTTATTGTGTTAAAAGGAGCACATTCCGTTATTTCAACACCAAATGGAAATCTGTATTTTAATAGTACAGGAAATCCAGGGATGTCAACATCTGGAAGTGGAGATGTTCTTACTGGAATGATAATGAGTTTTTTATCTCAAGGGTATTCTCCAAAAGAATCATGCATCATGGGTGTTTATTTACACGGATTAGCCGGAGATATTGCCTCAAAAAAATTAAGCGAAGAAGCTATCATTGCGAATGATATTATTCATCATATAGGGGAAGCTTATCTAAAAATTAAAATTTAA
- a CDS encoding inorganic diphosphatase, producing the protein MKVSFDALIEIPKGSRNKYEFDKTNNLIRLDRVLYSPMSYPTDYGFIPKTLSMDGDPLDVLVFLTEPTIPGCLIQVKPIGIFFMIDEKGEDEKIICVPVSDPNYNIINNIDEIALHTKKEIEHFFLVYKDLENKKVKIGNWKDKKEAISVYKQSCLRYQNHLTKM; encoded by the coding sequence ATGAAAGTCAGTTTTGATGCACTTATCGAAATTCCAAAAGGAAGTAGAAATAAATATGAATTTGATAAAACAAATAATCTAATTCGATTAGATAGAGTATTATATTCTCCTATGAGTTATCCAACAGATTATGGTTTTATTCCAAAAACTCTTTCTATGGATGGAGATCCATTAGATGTGTTAGTTTTTTTAACAGAACCAACAATACCAGGTTGTTTAATACAAGTAAAACCTATAGGAATTTTTTTCATGATAGATGAAAAAGGAGAAGATGAAAAGATTATTTGTGTTCCTGTTTCAGATCCTAATTATAATATTATCAATAATATTGACGAAATCGCTTTGCACACTAAAAAAGAGATAGAACACTTTTTTTTGGTATATAAAGATTTAGAAAACAAAAAAGTGAAAATAGGAAATTGGAAAGACAAAAAAGAAGCAATTTCTGTATATAAACAGTCTTGTTTACGATATCAAAATCATTTAACGAAAATGTAA